One Etheostoma spectabile isolate EspeVRDwgs_2016 chromosome 12, UIUC_Espe_1.0, whole genome shotgun sequence genomic window carries:
- the abcb8 gene encoding mitochondrial potassium channel ATP-binding subunit → METFTVVHVSTISIQLLTAAWKCSRRIWSLTQRAVRHSTTRTSKPQGLALKFILGPAVLTVSARLFCHAAHCEADVKNNTLVELVTPNPVPEFKWHILWEFVKPQLFALIGAVVLAFGAAILNIQIPLILGDLVNVVARYLREQTGNYFLEIRGPALKLLGLYGIQGLLTTGYIILLSRVGERVAADMRKTLFASLLRQDVAFFDANKTGQLVNRLTADIQEFKSSFKLVISQGLRSITQTVGCFVSLYIISPKLTGLTVVVLPCLVGAGALFGSFLRKLSRLAQDQVAKATGVADEALGNVRTVKAFAMEERELQLYAYEVDKSCEMNENLGVGIAVFQGMSNIVLNCIVLGTIFAGGTLMSSNEMSPGDLMSFLVASQTVQRSLASISILFGQMVRGLSSGARVFEYLALVPTIPLSGGGRIPSNSLTGRVDFMDISFSYPTRPGHQILTKFNLTLPPSKTVAIVGESGGGKSTVASLLERFYDPTSGVVMLDGLDIRKLDLSWLRGQVIGFINQEPVLFGSSIMDNIRFGKPEATDAEVIKAAKQANAHLFITGFPDGYNTVVGERGATLSGGQKQRIAIARALIKNPCILVLDEATSALDAESERVVQEALDRATSGRTVLIIAHRLSTVQGADLICVMSNGRIVEAGTHMELLSKGGLYSDLIRRQRAEGQK, encoded by the exons ATGGAAACTTTCACG GTGGTACACGTCTCCACGATCTCTATACAGCTCCTCACAGCAGCCTGGAAATGCAGTCGTCGTATTTGGAGCCTCACTCAGAGAGCTGTCCGCCACTCCACAACCCGAACATCCAAACCCCAAGGATTGGCCCTGAAGTTCATCCTGGGACCAGCAGTACTCACTGTCTCTGCACGGCTGTTCTGCCATGCAGCTCACTGTGAGGCAGATGTGAAAAACAACACCCTGGTGGAACTTGTAACCCCAAACCCTGTGCCTGAGTTCAAATGGCATATCCTGTGGGAATTTGTCAAACCTCAGCTGTTTGCTCTCATTGGTGCTGTTGTG CTTGCTTTTGGTGCAGCTATCTTGAATATCCAAATCCCCTTGATTCTTGGGGATCTGGTGAACGTTGTGGCACGTTACCTGAGAGAACAGACTGGGAATTATTTCCTTGAGATAAGAGGTCCTGCACTGAAACTACTTGGACTGTATGGTATCCAA GGCCTGTTGACCACTGGCTACATCATTCTGCTTTCAAGGGTGGGGGAGAGAGTGGCCGCAGACATGAGGAAGACACTTTTTGCATCCTTACTGAG GCAAGATGTGGCTTTCTTTGACGCCAATAAAACTGGACAGCTGGTGAACCGTTTGACTGCTGACATTCAGGAATTTAAGTCATCCTTTAAATTAGTCATCTCTCAG GGTCTGAGGAGTATTACACAGACAGTTGGATGTTTCGTCTCTCTCTACATCATCTCCCCCAAACTCACAGGTTTGACAGTAGTTGTCCTCCCCTGTCTGGTGGGAGCAGGGGCTCTCTTTGGCTCATTCCTCCGCAAACTATCCCGTTTGGCTCAGGATCAG GTGGCAAAAGCAACAGGCGTGGCAGACGAGGCACTTGGCAATGTGCGGACTGTAAAAGCTTTTGCGATGGAGGAGCGGGAGCTCCA GTTATACGCATATGAAGTTGACAAATCctgtgaaatgaatgaaaatcttGGTGTTGGAATTGCAGTTTTCCAAGGAATGTCAAACATTGTCCTGAACT GCATTGTCCTAGGAACTATTTTTGCTGGAGGAACTTTAATGTCGAGCAATGAAATGTCCCCTGGAGACCTCATGTCTTTCCTGGTTGCTTCTCAGACTGTTCAGAG GTCATTGGCCAGTATTTCTATCCTTTTTGGACAG ATGGTTAGAGGATTAAGCTCTGGGGCCCGGGTCTTTGAATACCTAGCTTTGGTGCCTACCATTCCTCTGTCTGGAGGAGGACGCATCCCATCCAATTCTCTGACAGGAAGAGTGGATTTTATGGACATTTCATTCAG CTATCCAACAAGACCTGGCCATCAGATCTTGACTAAGTTCAACTTAACGCTGCCACCTAGTAAAACTGTTGCCATTGTCGGAGAATCTGGAGGAG GAAAGTCCACTGTGGCATCCTTACTGGAGCGCTTCTACGACCCGACCAGCGGCGTAGTAATGCTAGACGGACTCGACATTCGAAAACTCGATCTGTCCTGGCTCAGGGGACAAGTCATTGGATTCATCAATCAG GAGCCTGTTTTGTTCGGATCATCTATCATGGACAACATCCGCTTTGGGAAGCCTGAGGCCACAGATGCTGAGGTCATCAAAGCAGCCAAGCAAGCCAACGCTCACCTCTTCATTACAGGTTTCCCAGACGGCTATAACACTGTGGTTG GTGAGCGAGGTGCGACGTtatcaggtggccagaaacagcGCATCGCCATTGCCCGTGCCTTGATCAAGAACCCCTGCATCCTGGTGCTGGATGAAGCCACCAGCGCCCTGGATGCAGAATCGGAGCGGGTGGTACAGGAGGCTCTGGACAGGGCCACAAGTGGTCGCACTGTGCTAATCATCGCCCACCGGTTGAGTACCGTTCAAGGAGCTGACCTCATCTGTGTCATGAGCAATGGCCGCATTGTAGAG GCTGGGACTCACATGGAACTGCTGAGCAAAGGAGGACTTTACTCTGATCTGATCCGCAGGCAAAGAGCTGAGGGGCAGAAATGA